A window of Deinococcus arcticus contains these coding sequences:
- a CDS encoding enoyl-CoA hydratase-related protein: MTETSVRLTQQGEVATLTITSKKGVLGPGFWREVPPLLATLGPARVLIVRGQEWFSAGLDVKATAPVIAPALGDPQAFGAVVAEMHAAIEGLAALPIPVIAAVHGWCIGAGLELISACDLRLCSEGARFSLPEVKLGITADLGGLQRLPGLLGRGRAAHLALTGEPIDAETAERWGLVTEVLPTPDALFARAEALAAALAQLPPRALEGTKRALNAELPHAQGLQQAVAWNAQHMSAEGLMTALNGRSS, translated from the coding sequence ATGACCGAAACGAGCGTGCGGCTCACCCAGCAGGGTGAGGTGGCCACCCTGACCATCACCTCGAAAAAGGGCGTCCTGGGGCCGGGCTTCTGGCGCGAGGTCCCGCCCCTGCTGGCCACCCTGGGCCCGGCGCGCGTGCTGATCGTGCGCGGCCAGGAGTGGTTCAGCGCGGGGCTGGACGTCAAGGCCACCGCGCCGGTGATTGCCCCGGCCCTGGGCGACCCGCAGGCCTTTGGGGCTGTGGTGGCCGAGATGCACGCCGCCATTGAGGGCCTGGCTGCCCTGCCCATCCCGGTGATCGCCGCGGTGCATGGCTGGTGCATTGGTGCGGGCCTGGAACTCATCAGTGCCTGCGACCTGCGGCTGTGCAGCGAAGGCGCCCGCTTCAGCCTGCCCGAAGTGAAGCTGGGCATCACCGCCGATCTGGGCGGCCTGCAGCGCCTGCCCGGGCTGCTGGGCCGGGGCCGCGCGGCCCACCTGGCCCTGACCGGCGAGCCCATTGACGCCGAAACCGCCGAGCGCTGGGGCCTGGTGACCGAGGTGCTGCCCACCCCGGACGCCCTGTTTGCCCGCGCCGAGGCCCTGGCCGCTGCCCTGGCCCAGCTGCCCCCCCGCGCTCTGGAAGGCACCAAACGGGCTCTGAACGCCGAACTGCCCCACGCTCAGGGCCTGCAGCAGGCAGTGGCCTGGAACGCCCAGCACATGAGCGCCGAGGGCCTGATGACGGCCCTCAACGGGCGGAGCTCGTAG
- a CDS encoding leucine-rich repeat domain-containing protein, producing the protein MAPSPALPPLAHQHGPEARGRALLALPDWSAVGQLNLDGLGLEALPADPHPAPHTTVLSAYDNQLHTVPAWVWTLPLTTLNLSANQLTELPEALGEVRTLTMLDLGHNALATLPNVFAGLGQLQFLYLSHNRLQTLPGSMRALPALRYLNVTDNALAELPGWLGELRGLTELRVYGNRLSGLPGDLGTLRALRELHAMNNTLTALPTALGHCAALEVLDLQGNALSRLPDALGCLGALRTLNLRFNALDALPETVGGWQQLETLDLRANRLTHLPGALATLPRLRKLDLRWNRLTRLPAAFADLAARGCLIYL; encoded by the coding sequence ATGGCGCCCAGTCCTGCCCTGCCCCCCCTGGCCCACCAGCACGGTCCGGAGGCGCGCGGCCGGGCGCTGCTGGCCCTGCCGGACTGGTCGGCGGTGGGCCAGCTCAATCTGGACGGCCTTGGGCTGGAAGCGCTGCCCGCCGATCCTCACCCGGCGCCGCACACGACGGTGCTCAGCGCCTACGACAACCAGCTGCACACCGTACCGGCCTGGGTCTGGACCCTGCCGCTCACCACGCTGAACCTGTCGGCCAACCAGCTGACCGAGTTGCCTGAAGCCCTGGGTGAGGTGCGGACCCTGACCATGCTGGACCTGGGACACAACGCGCTGGCCACCCTGCCCAACGTGTTTGCGGGCCTGGGCCAGCTGCAGTTTCTGTACCTCAGCCACAACCGCCTGCAGACGCTGCCGGGCTCCATGCGCGCCCTGCCGGCGCTGCGCTACCTGAATGTCACCGACAACGCCCTGGCCGAGCTGCCTGGCTGGCTGGGTGAACTCCGGGGCCTGACCGAGCTGCGCGTGTACGGCAACCGGCTCAGCGGTCTGCCCGGCGACCTGGGCACACTGAGGGCCCTGCGCGAACTGCACGCCATGAACAACACCTTGACGGCGCTGCCCACCGCGCTGGGGCACTGCGCCGCGCTGGAGGTGCTGGACCTGCAGGGCAACGCCCTGAGCCGCCTGCCAGATGCGTTGGGCTGTCTGGGCGCCCTGCGCACCCTGAACCTGAGATTCAACGCCCTGGACGCCCTGCCCGAGACCGTGGGGGGCTGGCAGCAGCTGGAAACCCTGGATCTGCGCGCCAACCGCCTGACCCACCTGCCCGGGGCCCTGGCCACCCTCCCCCGATTGCGCAAGCTGGACCTGCGCTGGAACCGCCTGACGCGTCTGCCAGCCGCCTTTGCCGATCTGGCCGCGCGCGGCTGCCTGATCTACCTGTAG
- the pdxY gene encoding pyridoxal kinase PdxY, whose translation MTSALPRNILSIQSWVSYGHVGNAAAVFPLQRLGFEVWAIHTVQFSNHTGYGAWTGTVFPPELVAELIDGMEARGALPECHAVLSGYMGSEGTVGAVVDAVRRVRAANPGALYCCDPVMGDVGRGVFVRPELPDLIAAQAVPEADLLTPNQFELELLSGHKVDTLEHALEAARALRGRMRPGGPRLVLVTSLVRSGAPEASIETLAVGDEGAWLCRTPLLPLDPPRNGTGDAIAALFFGHYLHSGRPDSALSVAMSALYALLQRTHVAGTREIQLVASQDDFVRPARLFEAQRVG comes from the coding sequence ATGACGTCAGCGCTGCCAAGAAACATTCTCTCCATCCAGTCATGGGTCAGTTACGGCCATGTGGGCAACGCCGCCGCCGTGTTTCCCCTGCAGCGCCTGGGCTTTGAGGTCTGGGCCATTCACACGGTGCAGTTTTCCAACCACACCGGCTACGGCGCCTGGACCGGCACCGTGTTTCCCCCCGAACTGGTGGCCGAACTGATTGACGGTATGGAAGCGCGCGGCGCCCTGCCCGAGTGCCACGCCGTGCTCAGCGGCTACATGGGCAGCGAGGGCACCGTGGGCGCAGTGGTGGACGCCGTGCGCCGGGTGCGCGCCGCCAATCCGGGGGCGCTGTACTGCTGCGACCCCGTGATGGGCGATGTGGGCCGGGGCGTATTCGTGCGCCCCGAATTGCCCGACCTGATTGCCGCGCAGGCGGTGCCCGAGGCCGATCTGCTGACCCCCAATCAGTTCGAGCTGGAACTGCTGAGCGGCCACAAGGTGGACACGCTGGAACACGCCCTGGAAGCGGCCCGCGCCCTGCGCGGGCGCATGCGCCCCGGCGGGCCCCGGCTGGTGCTGGTCACCAGTCTGGTGCGCAGCGGCGCCCCCGAGGCCAGCATCGAGACCCTGGCGGTGGGTGACGAGGGCGCGTGGCTGTGCCGCACGCCGCTGCTGCCGCTGGACCCCCCGCGCAACGGCACTGGCGACGCGATTGCCGCCCTGTTTTTCGGGCACTACCTGCACAGCGGCCGTCCCGACAGCGCCCTGAGCGTGGCCATGAGCGCGCTGTACGCCCTGCTGCAGCGCACCCATGTGGCGGGCACGCGCGAGATTCAGCTCGTGGCCTCGCAGGACGACTTTGTGCGCCCCGCCCGGCTGTTCGAGGCCCAGCGGGTGGGCTGA
- a CDS encoding SDR family oxidoreductase: MTQSSPLSPTFRPDLLAGKHALITGGGSGINLGIAQSFAAHGCAVTLLGRNLEKAQTAAQGIVAAGGRAMGVSADVRDFAALQAAAAQAVAAFGNFDIVLAGAAGNFPAPVDGISPNGFKTVVDIDLLGTYNTIKAAAPHLSTPGGNVLSISAYGVPVPLQAHVVAAKAGVDALTRTLAVEWGLRGIRVNAIIPGPIDGTEGMARLAPDEKTRTQFMRTVPLGRFGVPQDIANAALFLVSDAASYVTGVILPVDGGQNMLGGAPQYQMYQSMGLALPKKE; encoded by the coding sequence ATGACCCAGTCTTCCCCCCTCTCCCCCACCTTCCGCCCCGATCTGCTGGCGGGCAAGCACGCGCTGATTACCGGCGGCGGCAGCGGCATCAACCTGGGCATTGCCCAGAGTTTCGCCGCCCACGGCTGCGCCGTGACGCTGCTGGGGCGCAACCTTGAGAAGGCCCAGACCGCCGCCCAGGGGATTGTGGCCGCAGGCGGCCGGGCAATGGGCGTGAGCGCCGATGTGCGCGACTTTGCAGCGCTGCAGGCCGCTGCCGCGCAGGCTGTGGCCGCGTTTGGGAACTTTGACATTGTGCTGGCGGGCGCCGCCGGCAACTTTCCGGCTCCGGTAGACGGCATCTCGCCCAACGGCTTCAAGACGGTGGTGGACATTGACCTGCTGGGCACCTACAACACCATCAAGGCGGCGGCCCCGCACCTGAGCACCCCCGGCGGCAACGTGCTGAGCATCAGCGCCTACGGTGTGCCGGTGCCCCTGCAGGCGCATGTGGTGGCCGCCAAGGCGGGCGTGGACGCCCTGACCCGCACCCTGGCGGTGGAATGGGGCCTGCGCGGCATCCGCGTGAACGCCATTATTCCCGGGCCCATTGACGGCACCGAGGGCATGGCGCGGCTGGCCCCCGACGAAAAGACCCGCACGCAGTTCATGCGCACTGTGCCGCTGGGCCGCTTTGGCGTGCCGCAGGACATTGCCAACGCCGCCCTGTTTCTGGTGAGCGACGCGGCCAGCTACGTGACCGGCGTGATTCTGCCGGTAGACGGCGGCCAGAATATGCTGGGCGGCGCCCCGCAGTACCAGATGTATCAGTCGATGGGACTGGCGCTGCCGAAGAAGGAATAG
- a CDS encoding endonuclease dU yields the protein MFAHAIGFDDAPFDRAHRGNVPVLGTVYARTTLHAVLRGQVRRDGRNSTAELARLVALAPDHLHLVLLQGIALAGFNVVDLPALHAATGLPVLVVARKAPDLDQIRAALLTRVPGGARKWRLIEAAGPMEPCGGVYVQRAGLTLPQAEQALGTFTVTGRVPEPLRAAHLMARALVQGHSRGGRA from the coding sequence GTGTTCGCCCACGCCATCGGCTTTGACGACGCGCCGTTTGACCGGGCCCACCGGGGCAACGTGCCGGTCCTGGGCACGGTGTACGCCCGCACCACCCTGCACGCCGTGCTGCGGGGGCAGGTGCGGCGCGACGGGCGCAACAGCACCGCCGAGCTGGCGCGGCTGGTGGCGCTGGCGCCCGACCACCTGCACCTGGTGCTGCTGCAGGGCATCGCGCTGGCGGGCTTCAACGTGGTGGACCTGCCCGCGCTGCACGCGGCCACGGGGCTGCCGGTGCTGGTGGTGGCCAGAAAGGCCCCAGACCTGGACCAGATACGCGCCGCGCTGCTCACCCGGGTGCCGGGCGGGGCGCGCAAGTGGCGCCTGATTGAAGCGGCCGGGCCCATGGAGCCCTGCGGCGGCGTGTACGTGCAGCGCGCAGGCCTGACGCTGCCCCAGGCAGAGCAGGCCTTGGGCACCTTTACCGTCACCGGCCGCGTCCCTGAACCCCTGCGCGCCGCCCACCTGATGGCCCGCGCGCTGGTGCAGGGGCACAGCCGGGGCGGCCGGGCTTGA
- a CDS encoding sensor histidine kinase: MPVPPPAAAVPAPGAGAAVPLRDFLLRPLLTPFVLLLGVGGAVVYGVDRNDRALQRVLDAQARTQLLSELTGQVSAMENGQRGFVITGQAGFLAPYQEAQASFQAAAYALHDLSVDDAQRRTLARVQALVGRWQQEAAQPEIEARLTSLDRAAALVGRGRGRALLNQVRAQLSVMTTQENSRLSEATRQSQATLSAVRWFSVGGLLLGMALLVVTASRVARTVGRHVQELGAAAQDMARGAYTRRMPGSPVQELGVLGAQFDRMAGAVQEREHQLRRSNRELEQFTYVASHDLQEPLRTIGSYTELLARRYAGQLDERADQYIAFTTAATQRLKTLIQDLLTYSRVRRAEREAVPVNLGPLVQGLLAELAPQIQAAQAEVRVDPLPTVTTTPDLLRQALHHLISNALKFRGERPARVQVTAVRAGARWVLAVQDSGIGIAPEYHERIFGVFQRLHSTDAYPGSGIGLAVARAVAEGLGAELWLESTPGQGSTFFLGLPGGPAEGDAPA; encoded by the coding sequence GTGCCGGTGCCGCCCCCTGCTGCCGCTGTGCCTGCCCCCGGGGCCGGCGCCGCCGTGCCGCTGCGTGATTTTCTGCTGCGCCCTCTGCTTACGCCCTTTGTGCTGCTGCTGGGGGTGGGCGGCGCAGTTGTGTACGGCGTGGACCGCAACGACCGGGCCCTGCAGCGGGTGCTGGACGCCCAGGCCCGCACCCAGCTGCTCAGCGAATTAACCGGGCAGGTGTCGGCCATGGAAAACGGCCAGCGCGGTTTTGTGATTACCGGGCAGGCGGGGTTCCTGGCGCCGTACCAGGAAGCGCAGGCGTCGTTTCAGGCGGCTGCCTACGCCCTGCACGACCTGAGCGTGGACGACGCGCAGCGCCGCACCCTGGCGCGGGTGCAGGCGCTGGTGGGCCGCTGGCAGCAGGAGGCCGCGCAGCCGGAAATCGAGGCGCGCCTGACCTCGCTGGACCGGGCGGCGGCCCTGGTGGGGCGGGGCCGGGGCCGCGCGCTGCTGAACCAGGTGCGGGCGCAGCTGTCGGTGATGACCACACAGGAAAACAGCCGCCTGAGCGAGGCCACCCGACAGAGTCAGGCCACCCTGAGCGCGGTGCGCTGGTTCAGCGTGGGGGGGCTGCTGCTGGGTATGGCCCTGCTGGTGGTGACCGCGTCCCGGGTGGCGCGCACCGTGGGCCGGCACGTGCAGGAACTGGGCGCCGCCGCCCAGGACATGGCGCGCGGCGCCTACACCCGCCGCATGCCGGGCAGCCCGGTGCAGGAACTGGGCGTGCTGGGCGCGCAGTTTGACCGCATGGCCGGCGCGGTGCAGGAGCGCGAACACCAGCTGCGGCGCAGCAACCGCGAACTGGAACAGTTCACCTACGTGGCCAGCCACGACCTGCAAGAGCCGCTGCGCACCATCGGCAGCTACACCGAACTGCTGGCGCGGCGTTACGCAGGGCAGCTGGACGAGCGCGCCGACCAGTACATTGCCTTTACCACAGCGGCCACTCAGCGCCTGAAAACCCTGATTCAGGACCTGCTGACCTACTCGCGGGTGCGCCGTGCCGAGCGCGAGGCCGTGCCGGTGAACCTGGGCCCGCTGGTGCAGGGCCTGCTGGCCGAACTGGCCCCCCAGATTCAGGCCGCGCAGGCCGAGGTGCGCGTGGACCCTTTGCCCACCGTGACCACCACCCCGGACCTGCTGCGACAGGCGCTGCACCACCTCATCAGCAATGCCCTGAAGTTTCGCGGGGAACGGCCTGCGAGGGTGCAGGTGACGGCCGTGCGGGCCGGCGCGCGCTGGGTGCTGGCGGTGCAGGACAGCGGCATTGGCATTGCCCCGGAATACCACGAGCGCATTTTCGGTGTCTTTCAGCGCCTGCACAGCACCGATGCCTACCCGGGCAGCGGCATTGGCCTGGCCGTGGCCCGCGCGGTGGCCGAGGGCCTGGGGGCCGAACTGTGGCTGGAAAGCACCCCCGGCCAGGGCAGCACCTTTTTCCTGGGGCTGCCGGGAGGCCCGGCCGAAGGCGACGCCCCCGCGTAA
- a CDS encoding DUF4384 domain-containing protein, whose amino-acid sequence MKKNSTVTALLALGTAATLSVAGAQARISAQSIIVNPTQPDLSVSVRVDKDASGSQNPAYRVGENITVSASVNRDAYVYLFNVNPDGTVDQILPNRLSGENFVKANTTKSFPAPGDNFTYSVDGPVGQNKVLALASLTPLNLDQVSSFRTAQDQFATVSTQGGQAGLAQALSIVVNPLPQNSWVSDTAFYTVAAQNPVSTGSLFVGTNVNNATVILNGQRLGGANVTYSNLRTGTFPVRVQAPGYSDFTTTVAIRAGSTTNLNVEFAQPLSVAPAPVSTGNGVLDFIGNLLGAIAGNTLQDPARSAYDQKVRELQADGYALQQSRTTGTGYSGTLVRGSSTVTLTVDRGANRTVRVNVSETTTYRY is encoded by the coding sequence ATGAAGAAGAACTCGACCGTGACCGCCCTGCTGGCCCTCGGCACTGCCGCCACCCTCAGCGTGGCTGGTGCGCAGGCCAGGATTAGCGCGCAGAGCATCATCGTGAACCCCACCCAGCCGGACCTGTCGGTGAGCGTGCGTGTGGACAAGGACGCCAGCGGCAGCCAGAACCCCGCCTACCGTGTGGGCGAGAACATCACCGTGAGCGCCAGCGTGAACCGCGACGCCTACGTGTACCTGTTCAACGTGAACCCCGACGGTACGGTGGACCAGATTCTGCCCAACCGTCTGAGCGGCGAGAACTTCGTCAAGGCCAACACCACCAAGAGCTTCCCTGCGCCCGGTGACAACTTCACCTACTCGGTCGACGGCCCCGTGGGGCAGAACAAGGTGCTGGCTCTGGCCAGCCTGACCCCGCTGAACCTCGATCAGGTCAGCTCCTTCCGCACGGCCCAGGACCAGTTCGCCACCGTCAGCACCCAGGGCGGGCAGGCCGGTCTGGCGCAGGCCCTGAGCATTGTGGTCAACCCCCTGCCCCAGAACAGCTGGGTGAGTGACACCGCCTTTTACACCGTGGCGGCCCAGAACCCCGTGAGCACCGGCAGCCTGTTCGTGGGCACCAACGTCAACAACGCGACCGTGATCCTGAACGGCCAGCGACTGGGCGGCGCCAACGTGACCTACAGCAACCTGCGTACTGGCACCTTCCCGGTCCGCGTGCAGGCCCCCGGCTACTCGGACTTCACGACCACCGTGGCGATCCGCGCCGGTAGCACCACCAACCTGAACGTGGAATTCGCCCAGCCGCTGAGCGTGGCCCCGGCGCCCGTGAGCACCGGCAACGGCGTGCTGGACTTTATCGGCAACCTGCTGGGTGCCATTGCCGGCAACACCCTGCAGGACCCCGCCCGCAGCGCCTACGACCAGAAGGTGCGTGAACTGCAGGCCGACGGCTACGCCCTGCAGCAGAGCCGCACTACCGGCACCGGCTACAGCGGTACCCTGGTGCGCGGCAGCAGCACCGTGACCCTGACCGTGGACCGGGGCGCCAACCGCACCGTGCGCGTGAACGTGAGCGAGACGACCACTTACCGCTACTGA
- a CDS encoding GNAT family N-acetyltransferase — translation MTSALPLPDLNAGLWPVTAFDPALATPEQKLAIGRLLADSFALANPEDPPLIPEQEAVGLGHQLPTERKHHLVVWQGTQAVAWGCLEYDTEQNTHMAHARLVVAPDARRRGLGRTVGGQLRELAGQAGRSVLTFGTTSRVPAGEAFAQASGAQAALPMRQSRLPLSGLDRELLTQWQLRPGGDPYRLHLWATVPDAYLERAADMMMVMNTAPRGELEQDDWRITPEMIRAWDAMIEEAGEVRTMLAIEDTRTGVLDAYSEIFWTPERPGPVFQGATAVRPSARGQGLGKWVKAAMLEHILAQVPGARWVQTNNAHENAAMLGINVKLGFAPWSTFTEWQLKLA, via the coding sequence ATGACCTCCGCGCTGCCCCTGCCCGACCTGAACGCTGGCCTCTGGCCCGTGACCGCCTTCGATCCTGCCCTGGCCACACCCGAACAGAAACTGGCGATTGGGCGCCTGCTGGCCGATAGTTTCGCCCTGGCCAACCCCGAAGACCCGCCCCTGATCCCCGAACAGGAAGCTGTGGGCCTGGGCCACCAGCTGCCCACCGAACGCAAGCACCACCTCGTGGTGTGGCAGGGCACACAGGCCGTGGCCTGGGGCTGCCTGGAATACGACACCGAACAGAACACCCACATGGCCCACGCCCGGCTGGTGGTGGCCCCGGACGCCCGCCGCCGTGGCCTGGGCCGCACAGTGGGGGGGCAGCTGCGCGAACTGGCCGGACAGGCGGGCCGCTCGGTGCTCACCTTTGGCACCACCAGCCGCGTGCCGGCCGGCGAGGCGTTTGCCCAGGCCAGCGGTGCGCAGGCCGCGCTGCCCATGCGCCAGAGCCGTCTGCCGCTGTCTGGCCTGGACCGTGAACTGCTCACCCAGTGGCAGCTTCGCCCCGGGGGCGATCCCTACCGCCTGCACCTGTGGGCCACCGTGCCCGACGCCTACCTGGAGCGCGCCGCCGACATGATGATGGTGATGAACACGGCCCCCAGGGGCGAGCTGGAGCAGGACGACTGGCGCATTACCCCCGAGATGATCCGCGCCTGGGACGCCATGATCGAGGAAGCGGGCGAGGTGCGCACCATGCTGGCCATTGAAGACACCCGCACGGGCGTGCTGGACGCCTACAGCGAGATCTTCTGGACCCCGGAGCGCCCGGGCCCGGTGTTTCAGGGCGCCACCGCCGTGCGGCCCAGCGCCCGGGGCCAGGGCCTGGGCAAATGGGTCAAGGCCGCCATGCTGGAGCACATTCTGGCGCAGGTGCCCGGCGCCCGCTGGGTGCAGACCAACAACGCCCACGAAAACGCCGCCATGCTGGGCATCAACGTGAAACTGGGCTTTGCGCCGTGGTCCACCTTCACCGAGTGGCAGCTGAAGCTGGCCTGA
- a CDS encoding Ppx/GppA phosphatase family protein — translation MRVAVADVGTNSSHLLIAEAMTAGEAGGYRVLDALKDRTRLGECLDSAGNVTPEGEDRLASALTRFRALAASAGVPEVHVSATSALREAPNGAAVAARMLSRTGVYPAIISGEREGELTYLGAAHAVELAPDNVLLDLGGGSLEFVRGDPAGARDVLSLPLGAIRMTRAHLPTDPAGRRELAALRAAVHAALAPHAARFRVRAGTRVVLSSGTAEAAAVAILARRGEQAQSVNGAGFSLAELGDLLEHVRGLRLAARARVPGLERRADTVVAGLATLHAALETLGAQDVTVSEGALREGMLIEELTRLQAYQSSISARQRSVLGTAERFGANLSHARQVAALARALLAALQAAGEPLGPDGEARSLLTAAGALHEVGQIVAQSAHHKHSAYLIRHAGLRGFTPREIEWIALLARYHRKSAPRPTHPDFAALSGPEQALLTRLVAVLRVADGLDRSHAGGVKVKALERRGGAWHLTVSGATPLDLEGARDKADIWTRAFGPLTLRTLT, via the coding sequence ATGAGGGTCGCCGTGGCCGATGTGGGCACCAATTCCAGCCACCTGCTGATTGCCGAGGCGATGACGGCGGGCGAGGCGGGCGGCTACCGGGTGCTGGACGCCCTGAAAGACCGCACCCGCCTGGGCGAGTGCCTGGACTCGGCGGGCAACGTGACCCCCGAGGGCGAGGACCGCCTGGCCAGTGCGCTGACCCGCTTCCGGGCCCTGGCCGCCAGCGCGGGCGTGCCCGAGGTCCATGTGTCTGCCACGAGCGCGCTGCGCGAAGCCCCGAACGGGGCGGCGGTGGCGGCGCGGATGCTCTCGCGCACCGGGGTGTACCCGGCGATCATCAGCGGAGAGCGCGAAGGCGAGCTGACCTATCTGGGCGCCGCGCACGCCGTGGAACTGGCCCCCGACAACGTACTGCTGGACCTGGGCGGCGGCAGCCTGGAATTCGTGCGCGGCGACCCCGCCGGCGCCCGGGACGTGCTGAGCCTGCCACTGGGCGCCATTCGCATGACCCGGGCCCATCTGCCCACCGACCCAGCGGGGCGGCGCGAACTGGCGGCCCTGCGCGCGGCGGTGCACGCGGCGCTGGCCCCGCACGCCGCGCGCTTCCGGGTGCGCGCGGGCACCCGGGTGGTGCTGTCCAGCGGCACGGCCGAGGCCGCCGCCGTGGCCATCCTGGCGCGCCGGGGCGAACAGGCGCAGAGCGTGAACGGCGCCGGCTTCTCGCTGGCCGAACTGGGTGACCTGCTGGAGCACGTGCGCGGGCTGCGACTGGCCGCCCGCGCCCGCGTTCCGGGGCTGGAACGCCGCGCCGATACGGTGGTGGCGGGCCTGGCGACCCTACACGCGGCGCTCGAAACGCTGGGGGCGCAGGACGTGACGGTCAGCGAGGGCGCGCTGCGCGAGGGCATGCTGATCGAGGAACTCACGCGGCTGCAGGCCTACCAGTCGTCGATCAGCGCCCGGCAGCGCAGCGTGCTGGGCACCGCCGAGCGCTTCGGGGCCAACCTGTCGCACGCCCGGCAGGTGGCGGCGCTGGCCCGCGCCCTGCTGGCCGCCTTGCAGGCGGCGGGCGAGCCCCTGGGGCCCGACGGCGAGGCCCGCAGCCTGCTCACGGCCGCCGGAGCGCTGCACGAGGTGGGCCAGATCGTGGCCCAGAGCGCCCACCACAAGCACAGCGCCTACCTGATTCGCCACGCCGGGCTGCGCGGCTTCACCCCGCGCGAGATCGAGTGGATTGCCCTGCTGGCCCGCTATCACCGCAAGAGTGCGCCCAGGCCCACTCACCCGGACTTCGCCGCGCTCTCTGGCCCCGAACAGGCCCTGCTGACCCGGCTGGTGGCGGTGCTGCGCGTGGCCGACGGCCTGGACCGCTCCCACGCAGGCGGGGTGAAGGTTAAGGCCCTGGAGCGCCGGGGCGGGGCATGGCACCTGACAGTCAGCGGCGCCACCCCGCTGGACCTGGAAGGCGCGCGCGATAAGGCCGATATCTGGACCCGCGCCTTTGGTCCCCTGACCCTGCGCACCCTGACCTGA